From Debaryomyces hansenii CBS767 chromosome C complete sequence, a single genomic window includes:
- a CDS encoding DEHA2C09218p (weakly similar to uniprot|P38928 Saccharomyces cerevisiae YIL140W AXL2 Integral plasma membrane protein required for axial budding in haploid cells) has translation MNTLYLLVFFCLDLIRISYGSVYIGFPLNEQLPNVARVNEAYLFTMANTTYKADGEVSYSASNLPDWMSFDGGSRTFTGTPSKKDAGEFNITLTGTDSDDGSTLSNQYSMIVSEDEGIHLSSDDVMFTEIAKYGYTNGNDGLVVNEGDKFDIKFDSDIFKSSSNSSRPIVAYYGRSSDRSSLPNWIDFNSDDLSFSGTVPYVASENAPSFKYGFSFIASDYYGFAGAEGIFRLVVGGHQLSTSLNETIKLNGTLESEIEVDVPILSDVYLDGEAISTANISNVYAEDLPDYVTFNEDNFTLTGIFPDKSTFDNFTIIVEDKYGNSVDLPYSIDAIGSVFTVKDLKDVNATKGEYFSYELLKSLFTDYNNTKISVDYDADWLTYHKDNRTLSGKAPNNLDKVKVKVAASSDYDSETKSFNIDGISKKKSSSSSSRSSSSRASSSATSESTTSSSGAVAHNKSSGVDHKALAIGLGVGIPLFLIALAALILLFCCLKRRKNKKEDDFDQEKATTGAATGAAAGVAAGSGSPELTGPGFGTTVDLDDRDENAKQLAALNVLKLDEKDKLASDAHSTSSSVTHVESEYSDDSRYFDASEKPLKSWRANDKSDIAKGGMIGAAGAGTGAVAGSALLSKDNNVRQSDASMSTVNTEQLFSVRLVDDNSYRNSNRSSYGSGQFLSNGSLNALLRREESGNIQKLDSDGNIVGTANGLSRGVSAHSRTPSSDLDILVEENSKDHSNDTNDTHTDATIIRTNDILGDDTASLNSRFQESRNTSGPTSYQQLVNQNNEHGDFADEFKATRNPNSEIKWVQSTSTDNLISPASDTFLANDANANTPKMGYDLQSSPIRGSNLSAISLGRSSSENPRISNASLSTKAKLVDFTRKSSMRESAHEPNIDLEGETAQIHYDDDSV, from the coding sequence ATGAATACGCTATACTTGTTAGTATTCTTCTGTCTAGATTTGATAAGAATATCGTACGGGTCGGTGTATATTGGATTTCCATTAAATGAACAATTGCCTAACGTTGCCCGAGTGAACGAGGCATACTTGTTTACCATGGCCAACACTACTTATAAGGCCGACGGAGAGGTGAGCTATAGTGCTTCAAACTTGCCAGATTGGATGTCTTTTGACGGTGGGTCGAGGACGTTCACAGGTACACCTTCAAAGAAAGATGCTGgtgaattcaatattacATTGACGGGTACAGACTCTGATGACGGTTCTACGTTGTCTAATCAGTATTCTATGATCGTCTCTGAAGACGAAGGAATACATTTATCGTCAGACGACGTGATGTTCACTGAAATCGCCAAATATGGCTATACAAATGGGAACGATGGACTTGTGGTTAACGAAGGAGACAAATTCGATATTAAGTTTGATTCggatattttcaaatcttcatcaaattctaGTAGACCAATTGTGGCATACTACGGGAGATCTTCTGATAGAAGTTCCTTACCTAACTGGATTGACTTCAATTCAGACGATCTTTCCTTCTCAGGAACTGTTCCTTATGTTGCCTCAGAAAATGCCCCATCTTTTAAGTACGGATTTTCTTTCATCGCATCTGATTACTATGGATTTGCAGGTGCTGAAGGTATTTTCAGATTAGTTGTCGGAGGCCACCAATTGAGTACCTCATTAAACGAAACAATTAAACTTAACGGTACATTGGAAAGTGAAATTGAAGTAGATGTGCCCATCTTATCAGACGTCTACTTAGATGGGGAAGCCATTTCCACCGCAAACATTTCCAATGTGTATGCTGAGGATTTACCTGATTATGTAACcttcaatgaagataacTTCACATTAACTGGTATCTTCCCAGACAAGTCAACATTCGATAACTTTACCATTATAGTTGAAGATAAGTACGGGAATTCAGTTGATTTGCCATACCTGATTGATGCAATCGGGTCCGTTTTCACAGTCAAAGATTTAAAAGACGTCAACGCAACGAAAGGGGAATATTTCAGTTACGAACTTTTAAAGTCTTTGTTCACtgattataataatacaaaGATTTCAGTTGATTATGATGCAGACTGGTTAACTTATCATAAAGATAACAGAACCCTTTCCGGCAAAGCTccaaataatttggataagGTAAAGGTTAAAGTTGCTGCTTCTTCTGACTATGATAGCGAAACCAAGagtttcaatattgatggtatttcaaagaagaaaagttCGTCAAGCTCGTCAAGATCTTCCAGTAGTAGGGCTTCAAGTTCTGCAACTTCTGAATCAACTACCAGTTCATCAGGAGCAGTAGCACATAATAAATCTAGTGGTGTTGATCATAAGGCTCTAGCCATTGGTCTTGGAGTAGGAATTCCATTGTTTTTGATTGCACTTGCAGCACTTATCCTTCTCTTCTGCTGTCttaagagaagaaagaataagAAGGAGGACGATTTTGATCAAGAAAAGGCAACAACAGGAGCTGCTACAGGAGCTGCAGCAGGAGTTGCAGCAGGAAGTGGATCACCTGAATTAACTGGTCCTGGATTTGGTACCACCGTTGACTTAGATGATCGGGACGAAAATGCCAAACAATTAGCAGCCCTTaatgttttgaaattggatGAAAAAGACAAATTAGCATCTGATGCCCACAGTACTTCCTCATCGGTTACTCACGTTGAGTCAGAATACAGTGATGATTCTAGGTACTTCGATGCATCTGAAAAGCCACTTAAGTCTTGGAGAGCTAATGATAAATCAGATATTGCAAAGGGAGGAATGATAGGAGCTGCAGGTGCAGGTACAGGTGCAGTTGCAGGACTGGCCCTCTTATCCAAGGATAATAATGTCAGACAATCAGATGCTTCTATGAGTACAGTTAACACAGAGCAATTATTCTCAGTTAGATTGGTTGATGATAATTCCTACAGGAACTCTAATCGGTCATCATATGGTTCAGGACAATTTTTAAGTAATGGTTCAttaaatgcattattaagaagagaagaatctggtaatattcaaaaattggaTAGTGACGGAAACATTGTTGGAACCGCCAATGGTTTACTGAGAGGTGTATCAGCACATTCCAGAACTCCCTCTAGTGATTTAGACATTTTGGTTGAAGAAAACTCGAAGGACCACTCAAACGATACAAATGATACACACACCGATGCAACCATTATACGTACGAATGATATCTTGGGCGACGATACTGCCAGTTTAAATTCGCGTTTTCAAGAATCAAGAAATACTTCAGGTCCTACTAGCTACCAGCAATTGGTGAATCAAAACAACGAGCATGGTGATTTCGCAGATGAATTCAAAGCAACAAGAAATCCAAACAGCGAAATAAAATGGGTGCAATCCACGAGTACcgataatttaatttccCCAGCATCAGACACTTTCTTAGCTAATGATGCAAATGCAAATACTCCAAAGATGGGATATGATTTGCAAAGTTCCCCAATTAGGGGTTCTAACTTATCGGCCATTTCATTAGGGAGAAGTAGTTCTGAAAATCcaagaatttcaaatgcTTCATTAAGTACCAAAGCAAAATTGGTTGATTTTACAAGAAAATCTAGCATGAGAGAATCTGCGCATGAGCCTAATATCGACTTAGAGGGTGAAACTGCACAAATTCATTATGACGATGATAGTGTTTAG